A part of Bacillus thuringiensis genomic DNA contains:
- a CDS encoding FAD-binding oxidoreductase has protein sequence MGSTKLTGRVIYKGDPGYIEAIKNWNPYVDVFPLVFVFAQSSYDVSNAIKWARENHVPLRVRSGRHALDKNLSVVNGGIVIDVSDMNKVSLDKKNGIATVQTGIHVGPLVKGLAREGFMSPFGDSPTVGIGGITMGGGFGVVSRTIGLISDNLIALETVDAKGRIIQADPCCNKDLLWASRGGGGGNFGYNTEYTLKLHRAPNTATVFNIIWPWDQLETVFKVWQEWAPFVDSRLGCLLEIYSKINGLCHAEGIFLGSKSELIELLEPLTSAGTPTQIVIEELPYPAAIDFLDPDEPIPGRSDQSVKFSSAWALNLWPEEPISIMKQFLEEATGTEANFFFINWGGAISKVPSSKTAFFWRSPLFYTEWTASWKDKSEEAANLASVERVRQLIKPYVTGSYVNVPDQNIENFGQEYYGANFDKLRKIKAKYDPENLFRFPQSIPPSSSC, from the coding sequence ATGGGTTCAACAAAACTCACAGGACGAGTCATATACAAAGGAGACCCCGGTTATATAGAAGCTATTAAGAATTGGAATCCTTACGTTGATGTCTTCCCCCTCGTCTTCGTTTTTGCACAAAGTTCATATGATGTCAGTAACGCCATTAAATGGGCTCGCGAAAATCATGTTCCGTTACGTGTCAGAAGCGGTCGACATGCGCTAGATAAAAACCTTTCTGTAGTAAATGGCGGCATTGTTATCGATGTAAGTGATATGAACAAAGTAAGTTTAGATAAAAAGAATGGTATAGCAACCGTTCAAACTGGAATCCACGTCGGCCCACTTGTAAAAGGACTAGCTAGAGAGGGTTTTATGTCACCGTTTGGAGATAGTCCAACAGTTGGAATCGGCGGCATTACAATGGGAGGAGGATTTGGAGTCGTTTCACGAACAATCGGTCTAATAAGTGATAACCTTATAGCTTTAGAAACGGTCGATGCGAAAGGCCGAATCATTCAAGCGGATCCATGTTGCAATAAAGATTTATTGTGGGCCTCTAGAGGAGGTGGCGGCGGAAACTTCGGATACAATACTGAATACACATTGAAACTTCATCGCGCCCCAAATACTGCCACTGTTTTTAATATCATTTGGCCATGGGATCAGTTAGAAACTGTTTTCAAAGTCTGGCAAGAATGGGCTCCTTTTGTAGACTCACGATTAGGGTGCCTACTTGAAATTTACAGCAAAATAAATGGACTTTGTCATGCAGAAGGTATTTTTTTAGGTTCCAAAAGTGAACTCATAGAACTGTTAGAACCTTTAACAAGTGCTGGAACTCCAACACAAATTGTTATAGAAGAATTACCTTACCCAGCCGCTATCGATTTCTTAGATCCTGATGAGCCAATCCCTGGTCGATCTGATCAAAGCGTTAAGTTTTCTTCGGCTTGGGCACTGAACCTTTGGCCGGAAGAGCCTATTTCAATTATGAAACAATTTTTAGAAGAAGCTACTGGAACAGAAGCTAATTTCTTTTTTATTAATTGGGGCGGTGCTATAAGTAAAGTACCTAGCAGTAAAACAGCTTTCTTTTGGCGTAGCCCATTATTTTATACGGAATGGACTGCTAGCTGGAAAGACAAATCCGAAGAAGCTGCTAATCTAGCATCAGTTGAAAGAGTACGCCAACTAATAAAACCTTATGTAACTGGTTCTTATGTGAATGTTCCAGACCAAAACATCGAAAATTTCGGACAAGAATATTACGGAGCAAACTTCGATAAGCTACGGAAAATAAAAGCAAAATATGATCCCGAAAATTTATTCCGGTTTCCACAAAGTATCCCTCCCTCTTCCTCTTGTTAA
- a CDS encoding ABC transporter ATP-binding protein, with the protein MTSLLKLDKVSKVYGEGNTEVTALHPMSLDVKAGEFIGIVGPSGSGKSTLLSIAGALLSPSKGDIYIREQNITQLSEKEMTDIRLKKIGFIFQFANLVPYLNVKEQLLYIAKLKKESKQESEKRADHLLAAFGLGERKNHYPNQLSGGEKQRVAIARAFMNNPDLILADEPTASLDSKRAREVVEMMKREVKESQKAAIMITHDERMLDVCDRILTLRDGKLV; encoded by the coding sequence ATGACTTCATTATTAAAATTAGACAAAGTAAGTAAAGTGTACGGAGAAGGGAATACGGAAGTAACAGCCCTTCATCCGATGTCGCTTGATGTGAAAGCTGGAGAGTTTATTGGAATCGTCGGTCCTTCTGGATCAGGGAAAAGTACGTTATTATCAATCGCGGGTGCATTACTATCACCATCAAAAGGGGATATTTACATTCGTGAGCAAAATATTACGCAGCTATCGGAAAAGGAAATGACAGACATTCGTTTGAAAAAAATCGGCTTCATTTTCCAATTCGCAAATCTTGTTCCATATTTAAATGTGAAGGAACAGTTGCTTTACATTGCAAAGCTAAAAAAAGAAAGTAAACAAGAATCTGAAAAACGTGCGGATCATTTATTAGCAGCATTTGGATTAGGCGAAAGAAAAAATCATTATCCAAATCAATTATCTGGTGGAGAAAAGCAGAGGGTTGCAATTGCTCGTGCGTTCATGAACAATCCAGATTTAATACTAGCAGATGAACCAACGGCAAGCTTAGACTCAAAACGTGCACGTGAAGTCGTTGAAATGATGAAACGTGAAGTGAAAGAAAGTCAAAAAGCAGCAATTATGATTACACATGATGAAAGAATGCTTGATGTATGTGATCGTATATTGACGCTTAGAGATGGGAAATTGGTATGA
- a CDS encoding ABC transporter permease, with product MFLALRELKQSKLRYGLIGLIMVLLSFLVLVISGLANGLSYDNASSIQNMEANKFVLADDAENKLLRSQIKQDDVDNVVNQVGEKEAVPFRVKISTYEKKDSSKKVDVAIFSSERDSFLEPKIVKGEKLGTANNEMVADESIKEKGIDIGDTIIDPVSKKEFKIVGFTKDQMFSHTPVVYVNEDVWGSISQPNQKDYSAIALNTDKDIKNAHVIDKKEVLQSIPGFKEEQGTLTMIIAFLLVIAALLIGVFFYVITLQKTQQLGVLKAIGTKNSYLANSLVIQALFLSVVAMIISIVLVQGLEQILPAGMPFLLTTPMIAQYAAIFIVISILGTLISLYQVLKVDALEAIGGGM from the coding sequence ATGTTTTTAGCTCTGCGTGAATTAAAACAATCAAAATTAAGATACGGATTAATCGGACTGATTATGGTGTTATTATCATTTTTAGTCCTTGTGATTTCAGGATTAGCAAATGGATTATCATATGATAATGCTTCATCGATTCAAAATATGGAGGCAAATAAGTTTGTATTAGCAGATGATGCGGAAAATAAATTACTTCGTTCACAAATTAAGCAAGATGATGTAGATAACGTAGTAAATCAAGTAGGCGAGAAAGAGGCCGTTCCGTTTCGTGTGAAAATTTCAACTTATGAAAAGAAAGATAGTTCAAAAAAAGTGGATGTTGCTATTTTCTCAAGTGAACGCGATTCATTTTTAGAACCGAAAATTGTAAAAGGTGAGAAATTAGGTACAGCAAACAACGAAATGGTTGCTGATGAATCAATTAAAGAAAAAGGAATCGATATTGGAGATACAATTATTGATCCTGTTTCAAAGAAAGAATTTAAAATCGTTGGATTTACGAAAGATCAAATGTTTAGCCATACACCAGTCGTTTATGTAAATGAAGACGTATGGGGTTCTATCTCTCAACCAAATCAAAAAGATTATAGTGCAATTGCGCTTAATACAGATAAAGACATTAAAAATGCACATGTTATCGACAAAAAAGAAGTATTGCAAAGCATTCCAGGATTTAAAGAAGAACAAGGAACATTAACGATGATTATTGCGTTCTTACTTGTTATCGCAGCGTTACTAATTGGTGTATTCTTCTACGTAATTACATTACAAAAAACACAGCAATTAGGTGTATTAAAAGCAATCGGTACGAAAAATTCTTATTTAGCAAATAGCTTAGTCATACAGGCGTTATTCTTATCAGTTGTGGCGATGATAATCAGTATTGTTCTTGTACAAGGGTTAGAACAAATTTTACCAGCAGGTATGCCGTTCTTATTAACAACACCGATGATTGCACAATATGCAGCAATCTTTATCGTCATTAGTATTTTAGGAACACTTATTTCGTTATACCAAGTATTAAAAGTTGATGCATTAGAAGCAATTGGAGGCGGGATGTAA